In a genomic window of Streptomyces sp. SJL17-4:
- a CDS encoding TrkA C-terminal domain-containing protein: MRTTPLPGIGVQYDLTTREHRQLSVIAHRDGTRTVNVYRGDDPDACAQSLHLTEAETASLIDALLPAHHSPNVLHTTDLGLVAERIELSAHSYWNGRLLGETRMRTEAGASIVAVLRRSGAVPSPTPAFRFAGGDTLIVIGTREGVDAAAAILGRE, encoded by the coding sequence ATGAGAACGACACCCCTGCCCGGCATCGGAGTCCAGTACGACCTCACCACCCGGGAGCACCGCCAGCTGTCGGTCATCGCGCACCGCGACGGAACCCGGACCGTGAACGTCTACCGGGGCGACGACCCCGACGCCTGCGCGCAGTCGCTCCACCTCACCGAGGCCGAGACCGCCTCACTGATCGACGCGCTGCTCCCCGCGCACCACAGCCCCAACGTCCTGCACACCACCGACCTGGGGCTCGTCGCCGAACGCATCGAGCTGTCGGCCCACTCGTACTGGAACGGGCGCCTGCTCGGCGAGACGCGGATGCGCACCGAGGCCGGTGCCTCCATCGTCGCCGTACTGCGCCGCTCCGGGGCCGTTCCGTCCCCGACGCCCGCCTTCCGGTTCGCCGGCGGCGACACCCTCATCGTCATCGGCACCCGCGAGGGCGTCGACGCGGCCGCCGCGATCCTCGGTCGGGAGTGA
- a CDS encoding HAMP domain-containing sensor histidine kinase yields MSLYWRIFLLDASVLVVAVLLLLGPVTVSTPVLMGEAIVLVAGLVAMLLANAFLLRLGLAPLQRLTRAMRTADLLRPGRRAAVAGRGELADLTRTFNTMLDRLEAERAASTARVLSAQEEERRRIAQELHDEVGQTLTAVLLQLKHAANHAPEELRPELHQAQETTRASLDEIRRIARRLRPGVLEELGLHSALRSLASEFSTPGLTVRSHVESGLPKLDHETELVLYRVAQEGLTNTARHAGATRVDLRLRRLAHGGVGLLVKDDGRGIGRAPDGAGLSGMRERALLVGAELTIRGGEDGGTEVHLSTPSGKATP; encoded by the coding sequence GTGTCGCTGTACTGGCGCATCTTCCTTCTCGACGCCTCGGTGCTGGTCGTCGCCGTACTGCTGTTGCTGGGCCCGGTCACGGTCTCCACGCCCGTCCTCATGGGTGAGGCGATCGTGCTCGTGGCAGGCCTCGTCGCGATGCTCCTCGCGAACGCGTTCCTGCTGCGGCTCGGTCTGGCACCGCTCCAGCGCCTCACCCGGGCGATGCGGACGGCGGACCTGCTGCGGCCGGGACGGCGGGCGGCGGTGGCGGGGCGCGGCGAACTCGCCGATCTGACGCGTACGTTCAACACGATGCTCGACCGTCTCGAGGCCGAGCGGGCCGCGAGCACCGCCCGGGTCCTCTCGGCACAGGAGGAGGAGCGGCGGCGGATCGCGCAGGAGCTGCACGACGAGGTGGGGCAGACTCTGACGGCGGTGCTGCTCCAGCTGAAGCATGCCGCGAACCACGCTCCGGAGGAGCTGCGCCCGGAACTCCACCAGGCGCAGGAGACGACCCGGGCGAGCCTGGACGAGATCCGCCGCATCGCGCGCCGGCTGCGGCCGGGGGTTCTGGAGGAGCTGGGTCTGCACAGCGCGCTCAGATCGCTGGCCTCGGAGTTCTCGACGCCGGGCCTGACGGTGCGGTCGCACGTCGAGTCCGGCCTCCCGAAGCTGGACCACGAGACGGAGCTGGTGCTCTACCGCGTGGCGCAGGAGGGCCTCACCAACACGGCGCGGCACGCGGGCGCGACCCGGGTGGACCTGCGTCTGCGCCGGCTGGCCCACGGCGGGGTCGGTCTCCTGGTCAAGGACGACGGCCGGGGGATCGGCCGGGCGCCGGACGGGGCGGGCCTCAGCGGGATGCGGGAACGCGCCCTGCTGGTCGGCGCGGAACTGACGATCCGCGGCGGCGAGGACGGCGGTACGGAAGTCCACTTGAGCACGCCCAGCGGTAAGGCGACGCCATGA